DNA from Branchiostoma lanceolatum isolate klBraLanc5 chromosome 6, klBraLanc5.hap2, whole genome shotgun sequence:
atgaagatgaaggaggcgatgaTGGTGAAGGCGAGGAAGAAGGAGGCGATGGTGAAGGCGATGAAGAAGGGGGAGATGAAGAAGGAGGCGATGACGAAGGTGATGAAGAAGGAGGAGATGATGgaggcgatgatgatgacggtgatgaagaagaagatggtGATGAAGGGGAGGAAGAAGCAGGAGCGGAGGAGGAAGAAGGTGGAGAAGAAGAGGGAAGTGGAGAGTCAGAACGAAGGGGTAGCTTTTTGTCTGATTTACAGAAAACAGTCGAATTTGAGAAACAATTTTCCAGGGATGGATACATGTCTAAACACGAGAGCAAGGTAGCAAACGCAGTCCGTGAATACATCGATTTTGGAAAGGCCTGGGAGGCAAAGAAGAAAGGTCTGGAATCAAAGAAAGAGGCGCACGGCTCTAAGAAAGACAGCGAAATGGAAGAGAAGCGACGCGCCTTCATGGACGATCTCCTGGAGACACTTGAGTTCGAGAAGCAGTTCTCCGAAAAAGGCATTATGTCACCTCACGAAGAAAAGGCTGCAAAGGAAACCCGCGAGTTTCTGAAGTTCGGTCAATCTTGGAGGGAGAAGAAGTTCCATCACCGTGAGCCCGAGAGGGAAATGTCAGACCGCGCCAGAGAAGAGGAACGTAAAATCGCACAACAGCTGGAGAATCTACTCCATAAAGATAGCAAAGGCTCTGCTGCGGAAAAGAAGGCAGAGGAACTGTTTGAGATACTAGAATAGTGTAGGTGAAAGATTAGAGTTCCGATGGTAGAAATAGTACACAATATAGAAGACGTGACGCATGTGGTAGCGAGGACCTCTAGCGGttaatataatatttgcatCATCCTAGCAAACGGCTGCAATTACAGTTCTAGCCACTAGGTGGGGTTTTTGAGCCTTGAGGTACTGGAGCATTTATGAAATTTGTAAGAACACGGTTGTAACAAAGAAACGTTTGAAAACATATCATTTTCCTAAATCCATCTTATATAAGATTGCCATACGTTGTATTTTACAGTAGTTTTGTAGCATAGGTTGAATGCATGTTAATCAGATTAGTTACCAAATCAAATGAAAGGGAGTTAGtgataaggctacaccaagtaatttttatggatgacgtccgcgcgcgcattgattttggtctgttccaagaaaaaaaaaattgtgcttcctgtaactatgaccaaagagttcctttttgatttaatatgtttctgcaggcctgcaaaatcaatgggatatggaaagaaacaggacaggacaactgCTGTttaacttcaactgatttattcaaattgttgctttttttcatgatggatcaaagaattgttaatgttacactgtgttctctcattcaatttacGTCccaacatgtgtcgtcgactattttatttcaaatttaggcatcttgttcttttcggcccttcttggttTTTTTTCCGCGCTCTcacattagatttagggtctccaaaggacgtcatccataaaaattacttggtgcagcctaatcaTCAGAACCAAGGGTATAACTTTGCTTAAGTGGAGGACTAAGGTTTATTGCTACATTTTAGGATAGGTGTTACAATAGAGGGGTAGGTAAAGAACTTTCGCAATTCACCATAATAAAGTGATCTTCACTTTACACTTGCCATCATATATAGAGTGGTCTCTCATTCCcgaaatgaaaaaagaagacaagGATAATGCTCAAAACACACCATATCCAAAGCACTATAATTGTATTCTGTACATGATTCACACCATAATAGGATCAAAGATGATACGAGAAGTATACAATCCATTTTCTTCACTCTTTTTAAAGTCCGGAATTTCAGGCATACATTGGCATAcaatacacacaaaacaaagaATACACTAATTGTACAAAATAATTGTGACTGGTAATCGCTGTCGTCTTAAGCCACATTATGCGctaaaatgtgcatttttacGGTACTTACAAAGGACTGTGAATTCACTTATTAAGTTCAAAGTAGACCTTACTTCATGGTATGAGGAAAACGTTTAAAGTTAACGGTGGATACTCGAAGTGCATTACTGACAAATTATTTGTGTCATTCGTGGCGTGATAATTTTGTGGCCGAGAGGTATAAGCAAaaatcgtgaacataaaaccaacccaaatatttcaagattgacagtacCTAGTGTGTGTAaacatcacttgaaagttcatctgttttaGAAGTAGTCATTCTGAATAATAGTTTAACAGTGAATTGtcaatacaaaaattggactcacccaaattttccactgatcagttccagtttttgtcaagaaatgagcaatccactgcttctgtcacgttatgcagataggacacgtgactcgtTGAGCAGTGGATTGCATAACGCGATGTCACAGAAACACTGGATTGCTCATTTCTTAACAAAGACTgaagctgatcagtcgaaaatttgggcaagtccaattttattgtgttggcagttcacagttcaactttgaatcTGTATGTAAACGTGTGTGACAAATTTCGCagcaacaaaacatacagaaacataaCAACATATACCATACAACATCTGACTAAAGATTACTCttaaaggggcccaaagcaatattaggacccAAAAATAGGATTTTTACAGTAAATTCaactagtcatttctatacatgattagtccAAACAATactgtcacaatgtatagcgatgtCCATGGTGAAAAAAtctgacgtcgttgtgatgtgagaactcactgaaaatcgtcaccagggtttttgtaggctcccAAAACTAatgggatcatcgtacggcacgttttcaAGCTAacttttagaatgctcaaagtatgaagttattacacaaatgaggTTAACagtgtaagtaaatgtcactaccataaagatttcagaatttttttaattccattttttgggccctaatttTGCTAATGGGCCCCTTTAAAAGCTCATCTCatgaaataaaagataaaaaaagtcTGTCTAGTTGAGTTGGAAGAAGTCGATGACTGTCTGAAGGTCATAGTTGTCCAACAGTTCCATGAGTTGGGGCACCTTGGTACGTACGTTCACGCCCTTGAACTTGTGTTTGTCGATGAACAAGTCTGTGATCATCcctgcaataaaaaaaatatgagcATGGATACTTAATAAGCTCCGTATAGTTGAAACTCACTACTACCAGACACCACACTTTATCATAATATAGTATCCTGAGATTGCTAGCAAACATTGTACACAAAGAAAATGACGAAATGGATAATCTAcaattttgtttgtaatttttctttaatttgcatCAGTTTTCTCCTAGATGTGTTTACATTCGTGACTATGTACTGCTGTAGACATATACATCATGTATAAGCCTTAAATTGACTTCTccctgtttttttctttgaatcCTCTCTTCCTCTAACTGTTAGAGCTATCATGGTAAAAATAAAGCCACGAACAAGTGAGTAATGCTTTGTTCCCATTTCTAATCcagggcccggtcgggctgttcgcaaaaaaaaacaaaaaaaaatgcatattaagacaatacaCAAACATGGTTAGGAGTtatcttttatgttttgttctCTAGTATATATagtatttttcgttcccacaagctgcccgactgTGTCCCGGATTGAAAAATGGACCGGAGTATAAACGGGGGTGTATATACCATAGAGCCTCTCCAGTGCACACGGCTGCCGTTTGTACTCTGCCTGGAGTTCGTCGGCGTTCTCCAAGATGTTGACGTATTCTGCCGACAAGAAACTCAAGTCTGTCTCGTGGATCTGGAGCTCCTTAAAGACGAACACACGACAGCATTGAAACACAGAACAAGTCTTAGAACAAGACAGCATCATTACCAAGAATTAGCTAAATGATCAAAAGTCACCCAAGTCATCTGCGCTGACACTGTGGTCTATGTAACACAAACTTTTGTGGACAGACCTCTAACTTGGGGGAACTGTGCTTgaaggaaaccaaagcaatattagggcccgaaaatcggattttgagagtcaatttatttactagaactatacatgattagttcaaacaacactgtcacaatgtatagtgacatctatgatgcaaaaatatgacgtcgttgtggtGTGAGAAATcaccggagtttttgtaggctcatgAAACTTTTTCATCGTACGGCACATTTTTGCACGGTTCTAgcatgctcaaagtatgaagttatcacgCAAATTTGCTAAACACTTACTAGTAAATTTCACTACcctaaagatttcagcattttatttatttccatTTCTTGAGCCCCactattgctttggttgcctttaaaaaaattaaatatcaacaatgagccaatatTCATAGAAGTCAGTGTGGAAACTCGGGCAAAACGGATATTTTAACATGGCAACCGTTACATATTGGACAATCCCTAATGAGTTGGTACATGTCCCACCTTGAGTGCCTCGATGAGTTGGACTTTCTTGGCCAATAGGAGCTGGTACTCCAGTCGGGGGTGGATCAGTTGTAGTGTATGGGGGATGGACTCATCTGAAAGGTCTGCAATGAAAACAAGAATTTACATTGAGTGAGCCTCGGGGGAGAAACTTTatgtaagaaaaacaaatgCACACTAAAACAACCTGATATAAATCTCTCATAGGTCTTCAGAGAATCatttaaaatatatattatgaaaaacTTCAAACTTGTTCAGAGTTTAAATAGCCTAGAATTCACATCCTCTGAAGTTCGATCCACTTTACACAGCTCCCCAGAAATCTTCAGTACCCAAACTTATAAATGACATGAGCAAAAGACATTTACACATTGCGAAAGGTGCcagactactgtaattcttctttctttcactgtaagttgtaactttatgttcactgttttcacggccaTCTCTGTACAGTGCACTtgtcatcaccatgaaaaacttgttgtaattattcatgattccttcacacatccattctgtaaatcacttgccgccaccgcaaagttaaattttagtgaaaatgtccattctccttacaccatgaaattttgctaccgtgaagataaagtgaattacagtattttacagGGAAGCCATCAGAGGAGTCATTATAGGAGATAAAATTGGATAGATACTAGGCTAGCCCTTTGACCAATGCAATGACATAGTAGAGTGTTCGCCAAGTGCATTCAGAAGATGATGGGTCCAAATCCCGGCCAGGTCAATTGAAAAATGGTAAATACAGTAAtagctttctctgcttagtaaTCAGCACTAAGTCTAACAATGTATGAGAAGAAACAGTATGTTGAACACAAACTactatcagtggactagccaTCCGCTGTATAGCGGCCCTATGTggcctaaagccggcgtcacaattcatgcgtcGGCCAACTTTGTAGATCACCCGAAGCTCGCTGAATCTcgaaatcgcccgagcgtcgaccatattttccaatgaaaatctcgggcgacgtctgTCGAACaccaaaaactaaaaatcccccatgagatggtaccatcatctcttggacatggacgaagtcagtttCGAATAACCTGGTAAAGgcaaatatttggatcaacttttatttctaaaaatcgcccgaagcccgcgtaatcgacaggacgtcggccgtacttcggccgaaaatgtacatttgaagctcaccaacacgtcggccgagctgaatttctcaTTTTTTTGATGGGGGCTTAAGGGCCCGG
Protein-coding regions in this window:
- the LOC136437542 gene encoding golgin subfamily A member 6-like protein 1, which gives rise to MTEAMKMKEAMKMKEAMKMKMKEAMMVKARKKEAMVKAMKKGEMKKEAMTKVMKKEEMMEAMMMTVMKKKMVMKGRKKQERRRKKVEKKREVESQNEGAWEAKKKGLESKKEAHGSKKDSEMEEKRRAFMDDLLETLEFEKQFSEKGIMSPHEEKAAKETREFLKFGQSWREKKFHHREPEREMSDRAREEERKIAQQLENLLHKDSKGSAAEKKAEELFEILE